From a region of the Zerene cesonia ecotype Mississippi chromosome 11, Zerene_cesonia_1.1, whole genome shotgun sequence genome:
- the LOC119830579 gene encoding uncharacterized protein LOC119830579 yields MPSGNHPEQCPSPIEEIKTLLNLARILEEQEKPKPKPFNPEELIMKLVNALVVTSTQNRCPSEYGYGGRGTSGGSQGASRGQRDGLVNLDLLNPNNPNNVAQLDLGKQTVAGIGIGDTTNGVVGGALKDLL; encoded by the coding sequence ATGCCATCTGGAAATCATCCAGAACAATGCCCCTCACCAAtcgaagaaataaaaacgttgTTGAATCTTGCACGTATTCTGGAAGAACAAGAAAAACCAAAGCCTAAACCGTTTAACCCCGAAGAATTGATAATGAAGTTGGTCAATGCTTTAGTGGTAACTTCTACCCAAAATAGATGCCCCTCTGAGTACGGTTATGGTGGCAGAGGTACGTCAGGAGGATCCCAGGGCGCTTCAAGAGGTCAAAGAGATGGTTTAGTGAATCTGGACCTTCTCAATCCCAACAATCCAAATAACGTGGCTCAGCTTGACCTTGGAAAGCAAACAGTTGCCGGAATCGGTATTGGAGATACTACAAATGGGGTCGTTGGTGGTGCCCTTAAAGatctactttaa